The stretch of DNA CCTGAGACTCGATAGTGTCTGCGAAGTCGATGCGGGCACCGGAGAGGTATGGGGCGCTCATCTTGTCCACTACCAACTTCACGCCACCGATGACATCTTCCTTGTCGCCATCGAGCGAACGGTCATCGAAGTAAAGCTGGTAACGCAGGCCAGCGCAGCCACCTGGCTGAACTGCAATGCGCAATGCGAGGTCATCACGGCCTTCCTGGTCGAGGAGAGCCTTTGCCTTCACGGCGGCAGCCTCGGTGAGAACGACACCCGTGGCGGATGCTGGAGCAGTCATGTGCGTTTCCCTTCATAAGCTCATGGAACGAAAGTCAACTTTCCTCCAAGTTACTCCTACTGCTTGCTGACATGCACACAGAAAGTGTCTCGGTGGTAGTTAACCTGTTGCGTCTTAAGCTATAACTCATCGTCGACTAGTTTTGTTCCCACCCCATCTTACCTGGGCTAAATACCAAGCAGACAGTCTGCTGAAGTAGCCTTAAGTACGTGAGCGATACAACGAACAATTCTGGTAGTGACTTCAACGACGAACGCCCCCGGGCATACACGCCCAAAAAGGGCCGTCCGACGCCAAAACGTGACGAGGTGGAACGGGCTCGCGGCGTTCGCCGAGGCCCCGTAGCTGCACCCGAAACCGCGAAGGAAGCACGGGCGCGTCGAAAAGCCATGAAAGAGTCGATGTCCAAAGAGGAATACAAGGCTTACAAAAATAAACAACGCGAAGAGCGGCAGCGACGCGCGCGCGAAACCCAAGCAGCAATGGACCGCGGCGATGAAAAGTACCTGCTGCCTCGCGATAAGGGCGAGGAACGCAAGTTTGTACGCGATTGGGTGGACTCGAAGCGATTCCTGAACAACCTAGTGTTGCCGGTCGCCTTAGCGCTGCTTGTGATTATGTTCGTCGGCCAAATCTACCCCACGGTCGCCGGCACCCTATCGATGGTGACCATGGTCATCATCTTGGGTTTCCTTATCGAAGGTATCTTTATCGGCCGTGGCGCCAACAAACGGGTACGGGAGAAGTTCCCACACACCACCGACACTGGATTTGGCATGGGTTTCTACGCGTATTCTCGCGCAACCCAGCTGCGTAACCTACGCACGCCGAAGCCTCGCGTCAAGGTCGGCGACCAGGTGTAATAGGCATGATCACGCTGGTTCTCGGTGGCGCCCGCAGTGGCAAGTCCGCGTTCGCTGAAATGCTCACCACACGTATCAGCAGCCTCGAGTCCAGCGCAGTCACTTATGTGGCCACAGCTCGGCCGTGGCCCGGTGACACGGACTTTGCGCAGCGTATCGCCAAGCATCAAGCCTCGCGCCCCGCTCAGTGGCACACCGAGGATTGCCGGGACGCCATCGACGTCTTATGTTCGCCCCAAAGCCCGACCCTCATCATTGATGACCTTGGCACGTGGCTTTCCGAGCAATTTGATAGCCACGATGCCTGGCCAGACGCCACGGCTGGAAAAAAGGAAGACCAGCTGCGGGACGTCGAGAGACGCTGTGCAGAATTCGTTGCAGCATTGCAAGCCACAACAGCCCGCAATGTCGTGATGGTTACCCCTGAAGTTGGGATGGGGTTGATCCCTGAAACTCCTGTAGGCCGGGTTTTTAGAGACACCATCGGTGCTCTCAACGCAGCTGTGGCCGAATGCGCGGACCAAGTACACCTCGTCGTCGCGGGATGCGCGCTAACCTTAAAACCCGAATAGCTTGCCAAGGTAGCTGGCCGAGCGGCCGCGCCTAGTTCTATTGCCGAAGATCGCACAACACTCAAGGAGCTAATTGTGGTAGACCCTGCGGAAATTTTTTCTCGCGTCGAGATTCCCAGCCCACAGGTCCGGGAACAAGCGCAGGCGTACCAGGATCAGCTCACCAAACCAGCAGGTAGCCTGGGACGCCTGGAGGAAATTGGCATCTGGCTGAGCGCATGCCAAGGCGTGGTTCCACCTCGACCAATCAGCCGTGCACGGGTGGTGGTTTTCGCAGGTGACCACGGGATCGCCGCCAAGGGAGTCTCCGCTTACCCACCCGCGGTCTCCCTCCAGATGGCCGCCAATATCCGCGCGGGCGGAGCCGGCATTAACGCCTTAGCGGAATCTGCTGGTGCTACCGTGCGAGTCGCCGATATTTCACTTGACCATGACGCATGGGGCGACGAGCGAGTCTCGCGATCTTGTGGCTCCATCGATGTCGAGGACGCGATGACCGAGGAGCAGGCGGTTCGGGCGCTCAACGTCGGCAAGATGATCGCCGACCAGGAAGTAGATTCCGGCGCTGATCTGCTCATCGCTGGAGACCTCGGTATCGGAAATACCACGCCGGCCGCGGCACTCATCGGGGTAGCTACCCGCTCCGAACCGGTTGCCGTAGTCGGTCGAGGCACTGGTATCAACGACGAAGCCTGGAAACGAAAGGTCACCGCCATTCGGGATGCCATGTTCCGTGTCCGGAACGACTACAACGACCCTGTTCGCGTCCTCCAGGCGATTTCCTCCCCCGACCTCACCGCCATGGCCGGTTTCCTCGCCCAAGCCGCCGTGCGACGGACCCCAGTCATTTTGGACGGCGCCGTGGTCACTTCTGCGGCCCTATGGGCGACCCGCCTGGCTCCAGGCGCCCGCAACTGGTGGCTCGCTGGGCATCAATCAGTCGAACCAGCGCACAAAGCGGCCCTACAGCTTCTGGAGCTCGAACCACTCCTGGAATACAACCTCCGCCTGGGCGAAGGCTCGGGCGCAGCAGCCGCCCTGCCACTCGTGCACGCAGCCGCGAACATCATGAACAGCATGGCTACCTTTGAATCCGCAGGAGTCTCGGAGACGATCTAGATGTCCGGCAAAGCGGGTCAAACCCCGAGCGAGGAACCCACACACGGTCCAGCCCTCATCGATGGCCCGGCAACTGTCATCAGTTGGCTAACAGTGCTTCCCGTCCGCGGCGCCTCCACGTTCGATCGCACCACTGGCAGGCGCGCCATGGCGTCACTTCCAGTGGCCGGGGTCGTCATCGGCCTGATTGTGGGGCTCATCGGCGGGCTTGTCGACGCTGTGGCGACTCCCCTCCTCGCGGCCGCACTCACCGTAGCTGGGTTCCAGCTATTAACCCGAATGATGCACCTTGATGGTCTCGCCGACGTCGGGGACGCACTTGGTTCTTATGCACCCGCTCGACGCGCCCAAGAGATTCTGGCGGATTCCTCGACTGGCGCGCTCGGGATGGGTACCGCGCTGCTGGTGCTACTCACCCAGGTCGCAGCGTATGCCTCCCTCGCACAGTACCTTTCCCCCATTTTTTTCGGACTGGCGATTCTTGCCGTGGGCTTCATCAGCCGTACTGCCGGAATGATTGGCTGCACCCGCGGTTTCAGACCGTTCTCGTCGACAGGTTTCGGCAGTTTGATTGTGGGTACCCTGCGACCCGGTTGGATCGTAGGCTGGCTAGCGGTTGCGTCGGTGGGTCTCGTGGGCCTTGCCGTAGGCGTCGATAAGCACTTGGCTGTGAGCCTGGCTGCAGCATGCGCGACGGCGCTAGTAATTGCTTTCGTGCTCGCGCGACATTGCTCCCGACGCTTTGCCGGCCTCAATGGGGACTGCGTCGGCGCAAGTATTGAATGCGCAGCAACAGCCGCAGCCACCACCACGGCGTTGGCGCTAGGAATCGCATCCTAGCACCGGGGCACTAGGCAGATACCAGGATGTGCTTCCATCCGTGCTGATCCGCGACCTCGCCACGCTGGATGCCGGTGAGGGTTTCGCGGAGCTTCATGGTGATCTCGCCGGTTTTTCCGCCATTGATTTGGAATTCCCCATCCTTGGACTTCACAGTCCCGACCGGGGTAATCACGGCAGCGGTGCCACAGGCAAAAGCTTCAGTCATCGCGCCGCTGGTGGCAGCCTCTCGCCACTCCGAAGTGGTGATAGTACGTTCTTCCACACGTAGGCCCAGATCCTGGGCTACCTGTAGGAGCGAATCGCGGGTGATGCCGGGCAAGAGCGAACCGCTCAACTGTGGGGTAACTAGGGTTGGTTGATCGTCGCCACCGAAGATAAAGCCGAGGTTCATCCCGCCCATTTCTTCAATGTTTTCGTGCTTGATCGCGTCCAACCAGACCACCTGGTCACAACCCTTTTCGGCAGCCTGTGCCTGAGCAAGCAACGATGCCGCATAGTTACCAGCGAACTTTGCAGCACCCGTACCACCTGGGGCGGCGCGGACGTAGTCTTCACACAGCCATACCGAAACCGGGTTGATACCGCCGCTGAAGTAGGCGCCGGCTGGGGAGGCAATAATCGCGAAGGTGTAGGAATTTGCGGGGTGAACGCCAAGTCCGATTTCCGTCGAGATCATGAATGGGCGCAGGTAGAGGGATTCTTCTCCACCAGCGGCCGGGACCCATTCGCGATCGATATCCACGAGCTGGCGGACTGCTTCCACAAACACATCTTCCGGCAGCTCCGGCATTGCCATCCGGCGAGCAGAAGCGTTGAGTCGGGCTGCATTTGCTTCGGGGCGGAAAGCAGCAATAGACCCATCAGGCTGACGATATGCCTTCAAGCCTTCAAAGATTGCCTGCCCATAGTGCAAGACGCTGGATGCCGGGTCGAAGCTCAGCGGGGCGTAGGGGCGGACTCGGGCATCATGCCAGCCTTGGTCAGTGTTCCATTCAATGGTCACCATGTGGTCTGTAAAGTGCTTACCAAAACCAGGATGAGCAAGAATGTCGGCGATCTGCGTCGCAGGAGTAGCGCTTTGTGTGCGATCGATCACAAATTCAAGTTCGTTCATGCTCACTAAAGATACACGCAATTCCGGCCACTGCGCAGCACTTTCACTGTCTTACCTCCACAATTGGGCACCAGTGCTGTGACGGAGATCCATCAGCCTGGACTAAGGTTTAGTTGTTGCTATTCGTTACCACCACATCCAGGAGGTTGAGTACCACCGTGCCAACAGAGTTTTCTCTCCCTGCAGTAGGCGACATGCCGCAGCTCAGCATCGCCAAGAAGCTCCCTAAAAAGGCTGATGCGATTGTCATTCCGGTCTTCCAGGGCGAAGACGGCCCGGAAATCGCGACCACGGGCCTGTTTTCCAGCGAGGATGAAGTTGCTATCCTCCGCGCACTCGGCGCGTTGGGTGCTACCGGCAAGGCTCAGGAGATTACCAAGCTCACCGCCGTAGCTGACGCGGAGCTCATCGTGGCTGTAGGGCTCGGCGATTCTGCTGAGTTTGACGCCGAAACTTTGCGACGCAGTGCCGGCGTTGCAGCGCGTAGCCTCACCGGTATCAAGGTCGCAGCATTTGCCCTCGGTGTATTTGGCCTGAGCGACACGGTGGTGGGTGCCGCACTGGGCGCATACTCATTCCGTGGCCAAAAGACCACGAAGCAGCCGAAAGCTCAGCGTCCGGTGCAGGAGATCGTATTCATCTCCGAGAAGAATGATGAGTTTGAGCAGGCTCAGATCATCGCCGAATCCGTCGCATTCGCTCGCGATTTGGTGAACACCGCATCTTCGCATCTTTACCCGGAGTCCTATGCTGTCATCGCGGCCAATCTGGCAGAGAAGTATGGCGTAGCCACGGAAATCCTGGACGATAAGCAGCTGGCCAAGAAAGGCTTCGGTGGCTTGACGGCGGTGGGTCAAGGGTCTGCTCGCGGGCCACGTCTGTTGCGTCTGACCTACGAGGCCAAGAAGGCGGAAAAGCATGTCGCACTCGTCGGTAAGGGCATTACTTTCGACACTGGCGGTATCTCGATCAAGCCAAGCGCAAATATGGACCAAATGATCTCCGACATGGGCGGTTCCGCCTCGGTCATCGCAGCTACCATCGCAGCAGCTCGCCTCGGCTTGAAGGTTACTGTGACGGCGACGGTTCCTATGGCCGAGAACATGCCAGACGGCTTGTCGTACCGACCAGGAGATGTCATCACCCAATACGGCGGAAAGACGGTGGAAATCACCAACACCGACGCCGAGGGGCGCCTCGTGCTTGCCGACGCCATGGTGCGCGCCTGCGAGGATAAGCCGGACTACCTCATCGATACCGCTACCCTCACCGGCGCACAACTCGTCGCTTTGGGTGCCCGCACCACCGGTGTTATGGGCACTGAATTGTTCCGCGATCGCATCGCGGAAATCGGCCGGGAAGTCGGCGAACCCGCCTGGGCAATGCCAATTCCAGAGGAAATGGCCGAGGAAATGAAGTCTGACGTCGCGGATCTGCGCAACTCCGGCGGCAGCCGTTTCGGTGGCATGATGCAGGCCGGCTACTTCCTTTCGGAATTCGTCTCCGATGACATCGAGTGGGCTCACCTGGACATCGCGGGCCCGGCATACAACACGGGTGGAGCTTTCGGCTATGTCCCTAAGCGTGCGACGGGCAACCCAGTTCGCACGCTGGTAGCAACGCTGCAGGATATCGCCGACAAGGGCTAGAAACTATCCTGCTGGATCTTCGCCGCGCTCGAAACGGGCGCGGCGTTGTTGTTGTTCCTGCCGTTTCCGCAGGATCCGATCGCGTTCAATGCGTTCGCGCATCCGTTGTGGGTATCCCGTTTCTTCGACGTCGTAGACCGGAATGTCTAGCAAACGGATGCACGCATCGATGCCTTTTGGTCCGCCGATTCGCCTGCGGGTAAAGTCGCCGGTTTCGTCGACAAGCACGATGCTCATTTCGTTGACTAAGGTTTCTGGTTCGACAAACCCTTCAACAAAGGCCTTACCGACGACCCATGCTTTCAGGTATTCCGCATCTTCCGGCCGAATAGTGTCACCTGGCCCTCGGGGTGGCTTGATGCCTGGTTTTGACCTGCGATTACCAAATAGTTTGAACACAAATATCTATATTAGGCGAGCATCGCAACTCACCTATCAGCCCTATGTGTGACGCTGAGGAAGCAGAACCGGTACGCTTTAGGGTATCAATCGCATTTTTGTCGATCTAGAATTTCAAGGAGTCTTTCACAATGGCGTTTTCCGTTGAAATGCCCGAACTCGGTGAGTCAGTCACCGAAGGCACTATTACCCGCTGGCTGAAGCAGGTCGGTGACACTGTCGCTGCCGACGAGCCGTTGCTGGAGGTTTCCACGGATAAGGTTGACACGGAAATCCCTGCTCCACGCGCAGGTGTGTTGACCAAGATCCTGTTCGAAGAAGACGACACCGTAGATGTCGGTGAAGTCATCGCCGAAATCGGTGAAGAAGGCGAAGCCGCCGATTCAGCAGCAGCTGAACCAGCCAAGGAAGAACCAAAGGCTGAGCCAGCAAAGGAAGAAACCAAGGAAGAGCCACAGGCAAGCAACAACGCAGCCTCCGGCGAAGCTACCGACGTGAAGATGCCAGAACTCGGCGAATCCGTCACCGAAGGCACCATCACCCGCTGGCTGAAGTCCGTCGGCGACACCGTCGAAGTAGACGAAGCACTGCTAGAAGTCTCCACCGACAAGGTCGACACCGAAGTACCTTCCCCAGTAGCAGGCACCATCGTCGAAATCCTCTTCGACGAAGACGACACCGTTGATGTCGGCGAAGTCATCGTCCGCATCGGCGACGCCAACGCACAGCCAGCAGCAAAGGAAGAAACCAAGGCAGAACCAGCCAAGGAAGAACCAAAGGCTGAGCCAGCAAAGGAAGAAACCAAGGAAGAGCCACAGGCAAGCAACAACGCAGCCTCCGGCGAAGCTACCGACGTGAAGATGCCAGAACTCGGCGAATCCGTCACCGAAGGCACCATCACCCGCTGGCTGAAGTCCGTCGGCGACACCGTCGAAGTAGACGAAGCACTGCTAGAAGTCTCCACCGACAAGGTCGACACCGAAGTACCTTCCCCAGTAGCAGGCACCATCGTCGAAATCCTCTTCGACGAAGACGACACCGTTGATGTCGGCGAAGTCATCGTCCGCATCGGCGACGCCAACGCACAGCCAGCAGCAAAGGAAGAAACCAAGGCAGAACCAGCCAAGGAAGAAACCAAGGCAGAACCAGCCAAGGAAGAGCCAAAGGTCGAGGTTGCTGCCAAGGTTGAGGCGCCAAAGGAAGAGGCCGCTAAGGTCGATAATTCCAATGCCCCATACGTCACCCCGTTGGTCCGCAAGCTAGCTGACAAGCACGGCGTAGACCTTTCCAAGGTCGAGGGCACCGGAGTCGGTGGACGTATCCGCAAGCAGGATGTCTTGGCTGCTGCTGGCCAGGGCGAAGCACCTGCGACTACCGCTGCGGCGAAGGGCTCTGCAATTTCGACGAAGTCCGTCGATCCAGAGAAGGCAAAGCTGCGTGGCACCACACAGCGCGTCAACCGTATTCGCGAGATCACCGCGAAGAAGACCTTGGAATCCCTCCACTCTGCAGCTCAGCTGACCCAGCTGCATGAAGTGGATATGACCAAGGTTGCGGAGCTCCGCAAGCAGGCTAAGCCTAAGTTCGTCGAGAAGCACGGCGTGAACCTGACCTACCTGCCATTCTTCGCGAAGGCAATCGTTGAGGCTCTGGTTTCCCACCCGAACGTCAACGCTTCCTACAACGCTGAGACCAAGGAAATGACCTACCACGCGCAGGTCAACTTGGGTATCGCCGTGGATACTCCGGCTGGTTTGCTCTCCCCTGTCATCCACAACGCTCAAGACAAGTCGCTGCCTGAGCTGGCTAAGGCCATCGTTGACATCGCCGATCGCGCGCGCAACAACAAGCTCAAGCCAAATGACCTGACTGGCGGCACCTTCACCATCACCAACATTGGTTCCGAAGGCGCGCTCTCTGACACCCCAATCCTCGTGCCACCACAGGCTGCGATGGTCGGCACCGGAGCGATCGTCAAGCGCCCTGTCGTGGTCACCGAGGACGGCAACGATGCGATCGCTATCCGTCAGATGGTTTACTTGCCAATGACCTACGATCACCAGGTTGTTGACGGTGCCGACGCCGGTCGTTTCATGACCACCGTCCGCGACCGTCTCGAGACCGGCAACTTCGAAGGCGACCTTGAGCTCTAGTAACTAGGCGCTTTTCGACGACATAATGGCTGCTTACCGCACTGCGGGAGGCAGCCATTTTTGTTGTTGCCTTGGTTATCGACTTAAATCACACCGCTCTTATCGATTAAGGTGCGCCACTCTATACTGAAGGGCAACGGAAAAATCCTTTCCACGTCCTGACCTAAACCAAGGAGCAGACACCAACAATGACCGAAAACAACACCTCGGAATTTCTAGGCCGCCACCTCGGCCCCAACGATTCCGAAGCACGGGTGATGCTGGATCAACTTGGCTACGCCACGATTGATGACCTGATCACCGCAGCACTGCCAGCTGACATCGCACTTTCTCAACTTCCCGAGCTACCCGCACCCCTCAACGAGTACGAAGCTCAAGCGAAACTTCGCGAGTATGCCGAGAAGAACGTCGAGAAGCGAGTTTTCTACGGTCAGGGCTACTCTGACACGATCACCCCACCGGTTATCCGCCGCGGAGTCTTGGAGGACGCGGGCTGGTACACCGCTTACACCCCATACCAGCCGGAGATTTCCCAAGGACGCCTCGAGGCCCTGCTGAACTTCCAGACGATGGTGCAGGAACTCACCGGCCTGGACATCGCCAATGCTTCCCTGCTTGATGAAGCGACCGCCGTCGCGGAAGCTGTCGGCCTGATGTCGCGCGCGGTCAAGAAGGGACGTCGCATTTTGTTGGATGCTCGCCTGCATCCACAGATACTCGTCGTCGCGGCGGAACGCGCCCGCACCATCGACCTCGAAGTTGAAATCGTCGACCTCACACAAGGGATCGTCGGCGAAGACCTGGTGGGCGCAGTTATCGCCTGCCCCGGCACCGAAGGCGACCTGCTCGATCCGACGGCGATCATCAACGATCTCCACGACCGCGGCGCATTGGCGACGGTCACAGCAGACATCCTTGGTCTGGTCGCACTGAAGTCCCCCGGTTCGATGGGTGCCGATATTGCCGTCGGCTCCACCCAGCGCTTCGGTGTGCCTCTGTTCTACGGTGGCCCCCACGCTGCATACATGGCAGTTACCGACAAGCTCAAGCGTCAGATGCCTGGTCGCCTCGTCGGTGTCTCCGTAGATGCCGAAGGTCACCCCGCTTATCGCCTCGCGCTGCAGACCCGTGAGCAGCATATTCGACGCGAGAAGGCTACCTCGAACATCTGTACTGCCCAAGCCTTGCTAGCAGTTACCGCCTCGATGTACGCCGTGTGGCACGGCGCTGCTGGTTTGCAGCGCATCGCGGAACGTGTCCACCAGCTAGCTGCGCAGTTGGCCGCGAGCCTTTCCGCAGCCGGCGTCGACGTACTGCACGAGAACTTCTTTGACACGGTCACCGTTTCGGTGCCAGGCAAGGCCGAGGAACTCGTTGCGCGCGCAGCCGAGGCGGGCTACCTGGTTCGTGGCATCGGCACAGACAAGGTATCCGTTTCCTTCGGCGAATCCGCAACCGAGCAAGACGTTGCAGCCCTCGCCGGCATTTTCGACGCCTCGGTGGTTGAAGGTTCCTTAGCTATCCCTGCAGATCTCGTGCGTACGGAAGCCCCGCTGACCCACGAGGTATTCAGCTCCGTGCACTCCGAAACCCAGATGATGCGTTACATCCGCACCTTGGGCGACCGCGATCTCGCGTTGGACCGCACCATGATTCCGTTGGGTTCCTGCACGATGAAGCTCAACCCAACCGCAGGTATGGAAGCTATCTCCTACCCTGGCTTCGCGGGAATCCACCCTTACGCTCCTGCGGACCAGGCTCAGGGCTGGCTCGAATTGATCGCGGAGCTGGAAGACTGGCTAGCTAAGGTCACTGGCTACGCCAAGGTTTCCGTCCAGCCGCCTGCGGGTTCCATGGGTGAGCTGGCCGGCCTCATCGCGATCCGTCGCTAC from Corynebacterium epidermidicanis encodes:
- a CDS encoding HesB/IscA family protein; amino-acid sequence: MTAPASATGVVLTEAAAVKAKALLDQEGRDDLALRIAVQPGGCAGLRYQLYFDDRSLDGDKEDVIGGVKLVVDKMSAPYLSGARIDFADTIESQGFTIDNPNATGSCACGDSFN
- a CDS encoding DUF3043 domain-containing protein, translating into MSDTTNNSGSDFNDERPRAYTPKKGRPTPKRDEVERARGVRRGPVAAPETAKEARARRKAMKESMSKEEYKAYKNKQREERQRRARETQAAMDRGDEKYLLPRDKGEERKFVRDWVDSKRFLNNLVLPVALALLVIMFVGQIYPTVAGTLSMVTMVIILGFLIEGIFIGRGANKRVREKFPHTTDTGFGMGFYAYSRATQLRNLRTPKPRVKVGDQV
- a CDS encoding bifunctional adenosylcobinamide kinase/adenosylcobinamide-phosphate guanylyltransferase: MITLVLGGARSGKSAFAEMLTTRISSLESSAVTYVATARPWPGDTDFAQRIAKHQASRPAQWHTEDCRDAIDVLCSPQSPTLIIDDLGTWLSEQFDSHDAWPDATAGKKEDQLRDVERRCAEFVAALQATTARNVVMVTPEVGMGLIPETPVGRVFRDTIGALNAAVAECADQVHLVVAGCALTLKPE
- the cobT gene encoding nicotinate-nucleotide--dimethylbenzimidazole phosphoribosyltransferase translates to MFSRVEIPSPQVREQAQAYQDQLTKPAGSLGRLEEIGIWLSACQGVVPPRPISRARVVVFAGDHGIAAKGVSAYPPAVSLQMAANIRAGGAGINALAESAGATVRVADISLDHDAWGDERVSRSCGSIDVEDAMTEEQAVRALNVGKMIADQEVDSGADLLIAGDLGIGNTTPAAALIGVATRSEPVAVVGRGTGINDEAWKRKVTAIRDAMFRVRNDYNDPVRVLQAISSPDLTAMAGFLAQAAVRRTPVILDGAVVTSAALWATRLAPGARNWWLAGHQSVEPAHKAALQLLELEPLLEYNLRLGEGSGAAAALPLVHAAANIMNSMATFESAGVSETI
- the cobS gene encoding adenosylcobinamide-GDP ribazoletransferase → MSGKAGQTPSEEPTHGPALIDGPATVISWLTVLPVRGASTFDRTTGRRAMASLPVAGVVIGLIVGLIGGLVDAVATPLLAAALTVAGFQLLTRMMHLDGLADVGDALGSYAPARRAQEILADSSTGALGMGTALLVLLTQVAAYASLAQYLSPIFFGLAILAVGFISRTAGMIGCTRGFRPFSSTGFGSLIVGTLRPGWIVGWLAVASVGLVGLAVGVDKHLAVSLAAACATALVIAFVLARHCSRRFAGLNGDCVGASIECAATAAATTTALALGIAS
- a CDS encoding branched-chain amino acid aminotransferase, whose translation is MNELEFVIDRTQSATPATQIADILAHPGFGKHFTDHMVTIEWNTDQGWHDARVRPYAPLSFDPASSVLHYGQAIFEGLKAYRQPDGSIAAFRPEANAARLNASARRMAMPELPEDVFVEAVRQLVDIDREWVPAAGGEESLYLRPFMISTEIGLGVHPANSYTFAIIASPAGAYFSGGINPVSVWLCEDYVRAAPGGTGAAKFAGNYAASLLAQAQAAEKGCDQVVWLDAIKHENIEEMGGMNLGFIFGGDDQPTLVTPQLSGSLLPGITRDSLLQVAQDLGLRVEERTITTSEWREAATSGAMTEAFACGTAAVITPVGTVKSKDGEFQINGGKTGEITMKLRETLTGIQRGEVADQHGWKHILVSA
- a CDS encoding leucyl aminopeptidase, with translation MPTEFSLPAVGDMPQLSIAKKLPKKADAIVIPVFQGEDGPEIATTGLFSSEDEVAILRALGALGATGKAQEITKLTAVADAELIVAVGLGDSAEFDAETLRRSAGVAARSLTGIKVAAFALGVFGLSDTVVGAALGAYSFRGQKTTKQPKAQRPVQEIVFISEKNDEFEQAQIIAESVAFARDLVNTASSHLYPESYAVIAANLAEKYGVATEILDDKQLAKKGFGGLTAVGQGSARGPRLLRLTYEAKKAEKHVALVGKGITFDTGGISIKPSANMDQMISDMGGSASVIAATIAAARLGLKVTVTATVPMAENMPDGLSYRPGDVITQYGGKTVEITNTDAEGRLVLADAMVRACEDKPDYLIDTATLTGAQLVALGARTTGVMGTELFRDRIAEIGREVGEPAWAMPIPEEMAEEMKSDVADLRNSGGSRFGGMMQAGYFLSEFVSDDIEWAHLDIAGPAYNTGGAFGYVPKRATGNPVRTLVATLQDIADKG
- the sucB gene encoding 2-oxoglutarate dehydrogenase, E2 component, dihydrolipoamide succinyltransferase: MAFSVEMPELGESVTEGTITRWLKQVGDTVAADEPLLEVSTDKVDTEIPAPRAGVLTKILFEEDDTVDVGEVIAEIGEEGEAADSAAAEPAKEEPKAEPAKEETKEEPQASNNAASGEATDVKMPELGESVTEGTITRWLKSVGDTVEVDEALLEVSTDKVDTEVPSPVAGTIVEILFDEDDTVDVGEVIVRIGDANAQPAAKEETKAEPAKEEPKAEPAKEETKEEPQASNNAASGEATDVKMPELGESVTEGTITRWLKSVGDTVEVDEALLEVSTDKVDTEVPSPVAGTIVEILFDEDDTVDVGEVIVRIGDANAQPAAKEETKAEPAKEETKAEPAKEEPKVEVAAKVEAPKEEAAKVDNSNAPYVTPLVRKLADKHGVDLSKVEGTGVGGRIRKQDVLAAAGQGEAPATTAAAKGSAISTKSVDPEKAKLRGTTQRVNRIREITAKKTLESLHSAAQLTQLHEVDMTKVAELRKQAKPKFVEKHGVNLTYLPFFAKAIVEALVSHPNVNASYNAETKEMTYHAQVNLGIAVDTPAGLLSPVIHNAQDKSLPELAKAIVDIADRARNNKLKPNDLTGGTFTITNIGSEGALSDTPILVPPQAAMVGTGAIVKRPVVVTEDGNDAIAIRQMVYLPMTYDHQVVDGADAGRFMTTVRDRLETGNFEGDLEL
- the gcvP gene encoding aminomethyl-transferring glycine dehydrogenase; protein product: MTENNTSEFLGRHLGPNDSEARVMLDQLGYATIDDLITAALPADIALSQLPELPAPLNEYEAQAKLREYAEKNVEKRVFYGQGYSDTITPPVIRRGVLEDAGWYTAYTPYQPEISQGRLEALLNFQTMVQELTGLDIANASLLDEATAVAEAVGLMSRAVKKGRRILLDARLHPQILVVAAERARTIDLEVEIVDLTQGIVGEDLVGAVIACPGTEGDLLDPTAIINDLHDRGALATVTADILGLVALKSPGSMGADIAVGSTQRFGVPLFYGGPHAAYMAVTDKLKRQMPGRLVGVSVDAEGHPAYRLALQTREQHIRREKATSNICTAQALLAVTASMYAVWHGAAGLQRIAERVHQLAAQLAASLSAAGVDVLHENFFDTVTVSVPGKAEELVARAAEAGYLVRGIGTDKVSVSFGESATEQDVAALAGIFDASVVEGSLAIPADLVRTEAPLTHEVFSSVHSETQMMRYIRTLGDRDLALDRTMIPLGSCTMKLNPTAGMEAISYPGFAGIHPYAPADQAQGWLELIAELEDWLAKVTGYAKVSVQPPAGSMGELAGLIAIRRYHVANGDEGRDIVLIPQSAHGTNAASATLANLRVVVVGTAADGSIDLDDLDAKIEKHGEHVAGIMITYPSTHGVFEDTVRQVCKKVHDAGGQVYIDGANMNALTGLAAPGEFGGDVSHLNLHKTFTIPHGGGGPGVGPVCVAEHLVPFLPGDARDVDPTAPIAVGEGVPVAGAAFGSAGVLPIPWAYIAMMGAEGLKAATSYAILAANYVSHALKDAFPTLYTGENGLVAHECILDLRELTKQSGVTATDVAKRLVDYGFHAPTLSFPVAGTLMVEPTESEDLAELDRFIEAMLSIRAEIQEIIDGKISLEDSVLSHAPFTAPAIAADEWEYKFTRQQAAFPVPGLRRTKYYPAVRRIDEAYGDRNLVCSCPPPSAFDFTEES